From one Frankiaceae bacterium genomic stretch:
- a CDS encoding helix-turn-helix domain-containing protein: MASIERLGRVFGVFDDATRRRVYDAVVSRRGPTSRDQVAEDVGISRTLAAFHLDKLSDRGLLTVSYARLTGRQGPGAGRPAKLYERSDLEIDASLPERRYDLAGQILAAAVAATPRGGSAKDAAMRIAHERGVEAGAAHEGRKPRGARGTLTAACEVAAGLGYEPEATADEVTLLNCPFHAVMTTAPDLVCAMNTALLDGVVAGVRGSGVVAELDPAEGRCCVVLRRA; encoded by the coding sequence ATGGCGAGCATCGAACGCCTCGGGCGGGTCTTCGGCGTCTTCGACGACGCGACGCGGCGGCGCGTGTACGACGCCGTCGTCTCGCGGCGCGGTCCGACCAGCCGCGACCAGGTCGCCGAGGACGTGGGGATCTCGCGCACGCTGGCGGCGTTCCACCTCGACAAGCTCTCCGACCGCGGGCTGCTGACGGTGTCGTACGCGCGGCTGACCGGCAGGCAGGGGCCTGGCGCTGGGCGGCCGGCGAAGCTGTACGAGCGCTCCGACCTCGAGATCGACGCGTCGCTGCCCGAGCGCCGGTACGACCTCGCGGGGCAGATCCTCGCGGCGGCTGTCGCGGCGACGCCGCGCGGTGGCTCGGCCAAGGACGCGGCCATGCGGATCGCGCACGAGCGCGGCGTCGAGGCGGGCGCGGCGCACGAGGGCAGGAAGCCGCGCGGCGCGCGCGGGACGCTGACCGCGGCGTGCGAGGTGGCCGCCGGGCTCGGGTACGAGCCCGAGGCGACGGCCGACGAGGTGACGCTCCTGAACTGCCCGTTCCACGCGGTCATGACGACCGCGCCGGACCTCGTCTGCGCGATGAACACCGCGCTGCTCGACGGTGTCGTCGCGGGGGTGCGCGGCAGCGGCGTCGTGGCCGAGCTCGACCCGGCGGAGGGGCGCTGCTGCGTCGTCCTCCGCCGGGCCTGA
- a CDS encoding patatin-like phospholipase family protein: MATTNGGSTMAGQHERNLAEIKTLVDFPYPEKPALEADLVMKGGITSGVVYPLAVCELAKTYRFRNVGGSSAGGIAAALAAAAEHARDRQGFQRLAALPLGLGNDLPELFQPSRGTRPLFELFRAVQDKRHALPSRLARLLRALLAGQRLAAAAAAAVVVVLGVWAVMLGAGAPHDLGDWGGIALRLLPLAPVVFVAAVLGAAAGTIREAFRQLPLNGHGLCIGSRGGEAGEGVAPFTDWMHDALQTVAATPGVLTFGDLWGGDPGDPSVRLEMMTTNVSQRLPMRLPFTNDKYMFCPRELARWFPPDVLAHLVGNGAEATTGDGPRCCPEHPTVALRKLPEAARFPVVMAVRMTLSFPGLISAVPLWTVDQADPDQPVARCWFSDGGISSNFPIHFFDTMLPSRPTFAISLGPYQAKYPDQFVHYRKASTAPQLPVRPAGTVGQFGGGILDTLQNWSDNGQSMLAGYRDRIVEVRQLPHEGGMNIDMDARTIAGLAVRGRDAAVALGAFDFVHHRRVRYDTVLAELQRTTAAMGRFYDRPLPSGDPSYRDFLHSDKPTGVARVDALLSFAGRVTPPTWPYERPRPDFTVGASKHPAELRIVAKY, encoded by the coding sequence ATGGCGACGACGAACGGGGGCTCGACCATGGCCGGCCAGCACGAGCGCAATCTCGCGGAGATCAAGACCCTGGTGGACTTCCCGTATCCGGAGAAGCCCGCCCTCGAGGCCGACCTCGTCATGAAGGGCGGCATCACCAGCGGGGTGGTCTACCCGCTCGCGGTCTGCGAGCTGGCGAAGACCTACCGCTTCCGCAACGTCGGCGGCTCCTCCGCGGGCGGCATCGCCGCGGCGCTGGCCGCGGCGGCCGAGCACGCGCGTGACAGGCAGGGCTTCCAGCGTCTCGCGGCCCTCCCCCTCGGCCTCGGCAACGACCTGCCTGAGCTGTTCCAGCCGAGCCGCGGTACCCGCCCGCTGTTCGAGCTTTTCCGCGCCGTGCAGGACAAGCGGCACGCGCTCCCCTCGCGCCTCGCCAGGCTGCTGCGCGCGCTGCTCGCCGGGCAGCGGCTCGCCGCGGCGGCCGCCGCCGCGGTCGTCGTCGTCCTCGGCGTCTGGGCGGTCATGCTCGGCGCCGGCGCTCCGCACGACCTGGGCGACTGGGGCGGCATCGCGCTGCGGCTGCTCCCGCTCGCCCCGGTGGTCTTCGTCGCCGCCGTCCTCGGCGCGGCGGCGGGGACGATCCGCGAGGCGTTCCGGCAGCTGCCGCTGAACGGGCACGGGCTGTGCATCGGCTCCCGCGGCGGCGAGGCCGGCGAGGGCGTGGCGCCGTTCACCGACTGGATGCACGACGCGCTGCAGACCGTGGCGGCGACGCCTGGCGTCCTGACGTTCGGCGACCTGTGGGGCGGCGACCCCGGCGACCCGAGCGTCCGGCTCGAGATGATGACGACGAACGTCTCGCAGCGGCTGCCCATGCGGCTGCCGTTCACGAACGACAAGTACATGTTCTGCCCGCGCGAGCTGGCCCGGTGGTTCCCGCCGGACGTCCTCGCCCACCTCGTCGGCAACGGCGCCGAGGCGACCACCGGCGACGGACCCCGGTGCTGCCCGGAGCATCCGACGGTGGCGCTGCGCAAGCTGCCGGAGGCGGCGCGGTTCCCCGTCGTGATGGCGGTGCGGATGACGTTGAGCTTCCCCGGCCTCATCAGCGCGGTGCCGTTGTGGACCGTCGACCAGGCAGACCCGGACCAGCCCGTGGCGCGCTGCTGGTTCTCCGACGGCGGGATCAGCAGCAACTTCCCGATCCACTTCTTCGACACGATGCTGCCGTCGCGGCCTACCTTCGCGATCAGCCTCGGGCCGTACCAGGCGAAGTACCCGGACCAGTTCGTCCACTACCGCAAGGCGTCCACGGCCCCGCAGCTCCCGGTCCGTCCCGCCGGCACCGTCGGGCAGTTCGGCGGCGGCATCCTCGACACGCTGCAGAACTGGTCGGACAACGGCCAGAGCATGCTCGCCGGCTACCGCGACCGCATCGTCGAGGTACGCCAGCTGCCGCACGAGGGCGGCATGAACATCGACATGGACGCCCGCACCATCGCCGGCCTCGCGGTCCGCGGCAGGGACGCCGCCGTGGCGCTGGGCGCTTTCGACTTCGTGCATCACCGGCGGGTCCGCTACGACACGGTGCTGGCCGAGCTGCAGCGGACGACGGCGGCGATGGGCAGGTTCTACGACCGACCGCTGCCGTCGGGCGACCCGTCGTACCGCGACTTCCTCCACAGCGACAAGCCCACGGGGGTCGCGCGGGTGGACGCGCTGCTGTCGTTCGCCGGGCGCGTCACGCCGCCCACGTGGCCGTACGAGCGGCCGCGACCCGACTTCACCGTCGGCGCCTCGAAGCACCCGGCCGAGCTGCGAATCGTGGCGAAGTACTGA
- a CDS encoding plastocyanin/azurin family copper-binding protein, with the protein MSRIGSFAAVALLAVTACGGDGGTESAEGPVRTDRVTAAKSYTFSPAEIAVSPGTTVTWTNDDDFPHDVTLLDGSKEKHALSIGRSATITFADAGTFRYQCSIHPQQMRGSVVVG; encoded by the coding sequence ATGAGCCGCATCGGCTCGTTCGCCGCCGTCGCCCTGCTCGCCGTCACGGCGTGCGGAGGGGACGGCGGCACGGAGAGCGCCGAAGGACCCGTCCGCACCGACCGCGTCACGGCGGCGAAGAGCTACACGTTCTCCCCCGCGGAGATCGCGGTCTCTCCCGGCACGACCGTCACGTGGACCAACGACGACGACTTCCCCCACGACGTCACGCTGCTCGACGGGTCCAAGGAGAAGCACGCGCTGTCGATCGGCAGGTCGGCGACGATCACGTTCGCCGACGCGGGGACGTTCCGCTACCAGTGCTCCATCCACCCGCAGCAGATGCGGGGCAGCGTCGTCGTCGGCTGA
- a CDS encoding Bax inhibitor-1/YccA family protein, giving the protein MRSHNPVLARRDTFAQPSVATLEEMYAAPRRMTVDDVVGKTALLLGILAVTAAASWALELYALAIPAMLVGLVLGLVVTFKKEPSPGLSIAYAAVEGVFLGAISRLFDEAYPGIAVQAIGGTMLCFGGVLMAYKSGRLRATPRFRKVIVSAMMGIFALYAINLVMSLFGSGGLPVINDSTPLGILFSVAVVTVAALSFVLDFELIEEAERQGAPERFAWKAAFGLVVGLVWLYIEMLRLLAKLRD; this is encoded by the coding sequence GTGCGCAGCCACAACCCGGTCCTGGCCCGGCGAGACACGTTCGCCCAGCCCAGCGTCGCGACGCTGGAGGAGATGTACGCCGCCCCGCGGCGCATGACGGTCGACGACGTCGTCGGCAAGACGGCGCTGCTGCTCGGCATCCTCGCGGTCACCGCGGCCGCGTCGTGGGCGCTGGAGCTGTACGCGCTCGCCATCCCCGCGATGCTCGTCGGCCTCGTGCTCGGCCTCGTCGTGACGTTCAAGAAGGAGCCGTCGCCGGGGCTGTCCATTGCGTACGCCGCCGTCGAGGGCGTGTTCCTCGGCGCGATCAGCAGGCTCTTCGACGAGGCGTACCCCGGCATCGCCGTGCAGGCGATCGGCGGCACGATGCTCTGCTTCGGCGGCGTGCTGATGGCGTACAAGTCGGGCCGGCTGCGCGCGACGCCGCGCTTCCGCAAGGTCATCGTCAGCGCGATGATGGGCATCTTCGCCCTCTACGCGATCAACCTCGTCATGAGCCTGTTCGGCTCCGGCGGGCTGCCGGTCATCAACGACTCCACGCCGCTCGGCATCCTCTTCTCGGTCGCCGTCGTCACGGTCGCGGCGCTGTCGTTCGTGCTCGACTTCGAGCTCATCGAGGAGGCGGAGCGCCAGGGCGCTCCCGAGCGCTTCGCGTGGAAGGCGGCGTTCGGCCTCGTCGTCGGCCTGGTCTGGCTGTACATCGAGATGCTGCGCCTGCTCGCCAAGCTCCGCGACTGA
- a CDS encoding FAD-dependent oxidoreductase, with the protein MDSTLLVIGAGLAGAKAAAAARERGFTGRVVLVGAETRRPYERPPLSKDVLRGKAEPESAHVHEEGFYAANDVELVTATEVRELDVAGRRAVLADGGSIAYDSVVLATGARPRRLDVPGADLDGVHYLRTLDDAARLRAAIGTGARVVVVGAGWIGSEVASSARAMGADVCVVDPAPVPLQRVLGTEVGTVFRSLHADNGVALRLGVGIAELHGGRSVDKVVLSDGRTEAADVVVVGIGVEPCTELAEAAGLHVRDGIVVDEHLHSAPGVYAAGDVANAWHPHYGRHVRVEHWANALNQGATAGRNAVGSHEAYLRLPYFYSDQYDLSLEYLGVADARDDVTIRGSLAEREFVAFYAREGIVDAALTVNVHDVVDDLKRIVTDRVRTDAPGLLDPAVPLSDVGRR; encoded by the coding sequence ATGGACAGCACCCTGCTCGTGATCGGCGCCGGCCTCGCCGGGGCGAAGGCCGCGGCGGCCGCGCGCGAACGCGGCTTCACCGGCCGCGTCGTCCTCGTGGGCGCCGAGACCAGAAGGCCGTACGAGCGCCCGCCGCTGTCCAAGGACGTCCTCCGCGGCAAGGCCGAGCCCGAGTCGGCGCACGTGCACGAGGAGGGGTTCTACGCCGCCAACGACGTCGAGCTCGTCACCGCCACCGAGGTCCGCGAGCTCGACGTCGCGGGCCGCCGCGCGGTCCTCGCCGACGGCGGGTCGATCGCGTACGACAGCGTCGTCCTGGCCACCGGCGCGCGGCCGAGGCGCCTCGACGTTCCCGGCGCCGACCTCGACGGCGTCCACTACCTGCGCACCCTCGACGACGCGGCGCGGCTGCGCGCGGCCATCGGCACCGGCGCGCGCGTCGTCGTCGTCGGGGCGGGCTGGATCGGCTCCGAGGTCGCGTCGTCGGCGCGCGCGATGGGCGCGGACGTCTGCGTCGTCGACCCGGCGCCGGTGCCGTTGCAGCGCGTCCTCGGCACCGAGGTGGGCACGGTGTTCCGGAGCCTGCACGCCGACAACGGCGTCGCGTTGCGCCTCGGGGTCGGGATCGCCGAGCTGCATGGCGGGCGTTCGGTCGACAAGGTCGTGCTCAGCGACGGCCGTACGGAGGCCGCGGACGTGGTCGTCGTCGGTATCGGCGTCGAGCCGTGCACCGAGCTGGCCGAGGCCGCGGGGCTGCACGTCCGCGACGGCATCGTCGTCGACGAGCACCTGCACTCCGCCCCCGGCGTGTACGCCGCCGGCGACGTCGCGAACGCCTGGCACCCGCACTACGGCAGGCACGTCCGCGTCGAGCACTGGGCGAACGCGCTCAACCAGGGCGCGACCGCGGGCCGCAACGCCGTCGGCTCGCACGAGGCGTACCTGCGGCTGCCGTACTTCTACTCCGACCAGTACGACCTCAGCCTCGAGTACCTCGGCGTTGCCGACGCGCGCGACGACGTCACCATCCGCGGCAGCCTCGCGGAGCGGGAGTTCGTGGCGTTCTACGCCCGCGAGGGCATCGTCGACGCGGCGCTCACCGTCAACGTCCACGACGTCGTCGACGACCTGAAGCGGATCGTCACCGACCGCGTCCGCACCGACGCGCCTGGGCTGCTCGATCCGGCCGTGCCGCTGAGCGACGTCGGCAGGCGGTAG
- a CDS encoding Calx-beta domain-containing protein: MRTARIATAAAVLLLGIAVAPPAQAQAGPSSLVLEVSDATVYEGDAGTTLASFQVQRIGQFTGKTQTVSYATADGDADSGDYVPKTGTLTFDKKTSTRTVVVQVLGDTAQEPDEYFLLLVTGTGGGDPEGRGRILNDDGWPDS; the protein is encoded by the coding sequence ATGAGGACTGCCCGGATAGCGACCGCCGCTGCTGTGCTGCTGCTCGGGATCGCGGTCGCGCCGCCGGCGCAGGCGCAGGCGGGACCGTCGTCACTCGTCCTCGAGGTCAGCGACGCCACCGTCTACGAGGGGGACGCGGGGACGACGCTGGCGTCGTTCCAGGTCCAGCGGATCGGCCAGTTCACCGGCAAGACGCAAACCGTGTCGTACGCCACCGCCGACGGCGACGCCGACTCGGGCGACTACGTCCCGAAGACGGGCACGCTGACGTTCGACAAGAAGACGTCGACCCGCACCGTTGTGGTCCAGGTGCTCGGCGACACCGCGCAGGAGCCGGACGAGTACTTCCTGCTCCTCGTCACGGGCACCGGCGGTGGCGACCCCGAAGGCCGCGGCCGCATCCTCAACGACGACGGGTGGCCGGACAGCTAG
- the purT gene encoding formate-dependent phosphoribosylglycinamide formyltransferase, with amino-acid sequence MVIGTPGSPRAVRLLLLGAGELGREVAIEAMRLGVEVVAVDRYAGAPAMQVAHRRHVVDMLDAAALRAVVEAERPDLVVPELEAIATAELVALEAEGQRVVPTARAARLTMDREGIRRLAAEELGLPCSPYRFAADEAEYAAAVAEIGTPCVVKPVMSSSGKGQSTVRAGDDPMDAWRYAQRGGRVAGQPVIVEGFVEFDYEITLLTVRHAAGVTFCPPIGHRQEAGDYRESWQPQPMTDAALANARHVAATVTEALGGWGIFGVELFVRGDEVLFSEVSPRPHDTGMVTMATQPLSEFALHVRAILGMPVDDLDVALDSPGASAVILADAEATAPAYDGVDAALAVPTAQVRLFAKPDCKPGRRLGVALARGRDIDEARARARAAAGSVRVVP; translated from the coding sequence ATGGTCATCGGGACACCGGGCAGCCCGCGCGCCGTACGCCTGCTTCTCCTCGGCGCCGGCGAGCTCGGCCGCGAGGTCGCGATCGAGGCGATGCGCCTCGGTGTCGAGGTCGTCGCGGTGGACCGCTACGCGGGCGCGCCGGCGATGCAGGTCGCGCACCGCCGGCACGTCGTGGACATGCTCGACGCGGCGGCGCTGCGCGCGGTGGTCGAGGCCGAGAGGCCGGACCTCGTCGTGCCCGAGCTCGAGGCGATCGCGACCGCCGAGCTGGTCGCGCTGGAGGCTGAGGGGCAGCGCGTCGTCCCGACCGCGCGCGCGGCACGGCTGACGATGGACCGCGAGGGCATCCGGCGGCTCGCGGCGGAGGAGCTGGGGCTGCCGTGCTCGCCGTACCGGTTCGCGGCGGACGAGGCGGAGTACGCCGCCGCCGTCGCGGAGATCGGCACGCCGTGCGTCGTGAAGCCGGTCATGAGCTCGTCCGGCAAGGGCCAGTCGACGGTGCGCGCGGGCGACGACCCGATGGACGCGTGGCGGTACGCGCAGCGGGGCGGGCGCGTCGCGGGCCAGCCGGTGATCGTGGAGGGGTTCGTCGAGTTCGACTACGAGATCACGCTGCTCACGGTGCGGCACGCGGCGGGGGTGACGTTCTGCCCGCCGATCGGGCACCGGCAGGAGGCCGGCGACTACCGCGAGAGCTGGCAGCCGCAGCCGATGACCGACGCGGCGCTGGCGAACGCGAGGCACGTCGCCGCGACCGTGACCGAGGCGCTCGGTGGCTGGGGGATCTTCGGGGTCGAGCTGTTCGTGCGCGGCGACGAGGTGCTGTTCTCGGAGGTGTCGCCGCGGCCGCACGACACCGGCATGGTGACGATGGCGACGCAGCCGCTGTCGGAGTTCGCGCTGCACGTCCGCGCGATCCTCGGCATGCCCGTGGACGACCTCGACGTCGCGCTCGACTCGCCGGGCGCCTCGGCTGTGATCCTCGCGGACGCCGAGGCGACGGCACCGGCGTACGACGGCGTCGACGCCGCGCTCGCGGTCCCGACCGCGCAGGTACGCCTCTTCGCCAAGCCCGACTGCAAGCCGGGACGCCGCCTGGGGGTCGCGCTGGCCCGCGGCCGCGACATCGACGAGGCGCGTGCCAGGGCTCGCGCCGCCGCGGGATCCGTACGGGTGGTCCCCTAA
- a CDS encoding sialidase family protein translates to MHRSIKAALAAVAVGALLIPNNSASAATFNAPVVVSPNDVSEPGIEVAPDGTLYVHGPTGVPLWSSIWRSDNGGANWLFTPGLTRTGLGGGDIDMAIQANGKLAFTDLWLGSSSVGVSSDKGNTWVTNQVQGTMVQDRQWVQTTNRDITYHVTHQLAAGLVVSKSVDGGLTYPVQTLAASTLDQGNCICPSGYLVAEAGVSVGGTDDKVGVAYTTSTGVAWSYSTNGGLTWTRRVIDPTGGGSTLESFPVVANAGGGKLVAAWLEVNNSNSKVWFATSANWGSTWSTPKTIVTTGTSVFPWIDARGSKVGVSLYHTTATGNPSNVSGSAQWHLKYLESLDGGATFSALTTADATAVKTGPICTDGLNCGSDRELGDFQMVVLDNNAQANISYVRSIDGNFNTEVRFVKQAS, encoded by the coding sequence ATGCATCGCAGCATCAAGGCCGCGCTCGCCGCGGTCGCTGTGGGGGCCCTGCTCATCCCCAACAATTCGGCCAGCGCCGCCACCTTCAACGCCCCCGTCGTCGTCAGCCCCAACGACGTCAGCGAGCCCGGCATCGAGGTCGCGCCCGACGGCACCCTCTACGTGCACGGACCCACGGGCGTTCCGCTGTGGAGCTCGATCTGGCGTTCCGACAACGGCGGCGCCAACTGGCTGTTCACGCCCGGCCTGACCCGCACCGGCCTCGGCGGCGGCGACATCGACATGGCCATCCAGGCCAACGGCAAGCTGGCGTTCACCGACCTGTGGCTCGGCTCGTCGAGCGTCGGCGTCTCCAGCGACAAGGGCAACACCTGGGTCACCAACCAGGTCCAGGGCACGATGGTCCAGGACCGCCAGTGGGTCCAGACCACCAACCGCGACATCACGTACCACGTCACCCACCAGCTCGCGGCCGGCCTCGTCGTCAGCAAGTCGGTCGACGGCGGCCTGACCTACCCGGTCCAGACGCTCGCCGCGTCGACCCTCGACCAGGGCAACTGCATTTGCCCGTCCGGCTACCTCGTGGCCGAGGCCGGCGTCTCCGTGGGCGGCACCGACGACAAGGTCGGCGTGGCGTACACCACCTCTACCGGCGTCGCGTGGTCGTACTCGACCAACGGCGGCCTCACGTGGACGCGCCGGGTCATCGACCCGACCGGCGGCGGCTCGACCCTCGAGTCGTTCCCCGTCGTGGCGAACGCCGGCGGCGGCAAGCTCGTCGCGGCGTGGCTCGAGGTCAACAACAGCAACAGCAAGGTGTGGTTCGCGACGTCGGCCAACTGGGGCAGCACGTGGAGCACGCCGAAGACCATCGTGACCACCGGTACGTCGGTGTTCCCGTGGATCGACGCGCGCGGCTCCAAGGTCGGCGTCTCGCTGTACCACACGACCGCGACCGGCAACCCGAGCAACGTCTCCGGCTCCGCCCAGTGGCACCTCAAGTACCTGGAGAGCCTCGACGGCGGCGCGACGTTCTCGGCGCTGACCACCGCGGACGCCACGGCGGTCAAGACCGGCCCGATCTGCACCGACGGCCTGAACTGCGGTTCCGACCGTGAGCTCGGCGACTTCCAGATGGTCGTGCTCGACAACAACGCTCAGGCGAACATCTCGTACGTCCGCTCCATCGACGGCAACTTCAACACCGAGGTCCGCTTCGTGAAGCAGGCCTCGTAG
- a CDS encoding fructosamine kinase family protein produces MTLLGSEVVASSRVAGGDICAASRVALADGRVVFVKTRDGAPPGFFAAEAAGLTWLGEAGGVPVPEVLAVSESELVLSWIAPGTPSESAAEAFGVALAATHRAGAETFGGTSPGWIGSLPLANDPGTDWPGWYAAHRLLPYLDRAALAPADRSAVESVVESVGALAGPPEPPSRLHGDLWSGNVLWSAAGPAYVVDPAAHGGHRETDLAMLALFGVAHLDRIVPAYDEAYPLADGWRERVALHQLFPLLVHAALFGGGYRAHVGAAARAALARGDGVSHVP; encoded by the coding sequence GTGACGCTGCTCGGCAGCGAGGTCGTCGCCTCCTCGCGCGTGGCCGGCGGCGACATCTGTGCTGCCTCCCGCGTCGCCCTCGCCGACGGCCGCGTCGTCTTCGTGAAGACCCGCGACGGCGCACCGCCGGGCTTCTTCGCCGCCGAGGCCGCGGGGCTGACGTGGCTGGGCGAGGCGGGCGGCGTACCCGTGCCCGAGGTCCTGGCCGTCTCCGAGAGCGAGCTCGTGCTGTCCTGGATCGCGCCCGGCACGCCATCCGAGTCGGCTGCCGAGGCGTTCGGCGTCGCGCTCGCGGCGACGCACCGAGCGGGTGCGGAGACGTTCGGCGGTACGTCCCCCGGCTGGATCGGCTCCCTACCCCTCGCCAACGACCCGGGCACCGACTGGCCCGGGTGGTACGCCGCGCACCGCCTGCTGCCGTACCTCGACCGCGCCGCGCTCGCCCCCGCCGACAGGTCGGCCGTGGAGTCCGTGGTGGAGTCGGTCGGCGCGCTGGCAGGCCCGCCCGAGCCGCCGAGCAGGCTGCACGGCGACCTGTGGAGCGGCAACGTCCTGTGGTCGGCCGCAGGTCCGGCGTACGTCGTCGACCCCGCCGCGCACGGCGGCCACCGCGAGACCGATCTCGCGATGCTGGCGCTGTTCGGCGTGGCGCACCTCGACCGCATCGTGCCGGCGTACGACGAGGCATACCCGCTCGCCGACGGCTGGCGGGAGCGGGTCGCGCTGCACCAGCTGTTCCCGCTGCTCGTGCACGCGGCGCTGTTCGGCGGCGGGTACCGCGCGCATGTCGGCGCCGCCGCGCGTGCCGCGCTCGCTCGCGGCGATGGCGTGTCTCACGTCCCGTGA
- a CDS encoding patatin-like phospholipase family protein: MPSPVTAFVLSGGGSLGAVQVGMLQELSARGVRPDLLLGTSAGALNAAYVAGHGDSETSLSRLEAVWRGLRRRDVFPLDPLRAVAAVTMRAPSLCSPAALRRLVSAHLAFRDLEDARVPVHLVATDIRSGEEVILSSGDACDAVLASAAIPGIFPSVTIDGRDLVDGGIANNAAVSQAVALGAECVYVLPSGYACALEHAPRTALGSAVQSMALLVEQRLVRDVSHFADRADVRVLPPLCPLAVSSADFRHAGALITRARTSTKRWLDAGGPSLPHQERFLSMHGHATPRRTPWTAPCS; encoded by the coding sequence GTGCCCTCTCCCGTCACCGCGTTCGTCCTCTCCGGGGGCGGCAGCCTCGGCGCGGTCCAGGTCGGGATGCTCCAGGAGCTCTCCGCACGCGGCGTCCGCCCCGACCTGCTGCTGGGTACGTCCGCCGGCGCGCTCAACGCCGCGTACGTCGCCGGCCACGGCGACTCCGAGACCTCGCTCAGCCGGCTCGAAGCGGTCTGGCGCGGGCTGCGCCGCCGCGACGTGTTCCCCCTCGACCCGCTGCGCGCGGTCGCCGCGGTGACGATGCGCGCGCCGTCGCTCTGCTCCCCCGCCGCGCTGCGCAGGCTCGTCTCGGCGCATCTCGCGTTCCGCGACCTCGAGGACGCGCGCGTCCCCGTGCACCTCGTCGCCACCGACATCCGCAGCGGCGAGGAGGTGATCCTCTCGTCCGGCGACGCGTGCGACGCCGTGCTGGCGAGCGCCGCGATCCCGGGCATCTTCCCGTCGGTGACGATCGACGGCCGCGACCTCGTCGACGGCGGCATCGCCAACAACGCCGCCGTCTCGCAGGCCGTCGCGCTCGGCGCCGAGTGCGTCTACGTCCTCCCCAGCGGCTACGCCTGCGCGCTCGAGCACGCGCCGCGGACGGCGCTCGGCAGCGCGGTCCAGTCGATGGCGCTGCTGGTCGAACAGCGGCTCGTCCGCGACGTCAGCCACTTCGCCGACCGCGCCGACGTCCGCGTGCTCCCGCCGCTGTGCCCGCTCGCCGTCTCTTCCGCCGACTTCCGGCACGCGGGGGCGCTCATCACGCGGGCGCGTACGTCGACCAAGCGCTGGCTCGACGCCGGCGGCCCCAGCCTCCCGCACCAGGAACGGTTCCTCTCGATGCACGGCCACGCCACCCCAAGGAGAACGCCATGGACAGCACCCTGCTCGTGA
- the folE gene encoding GTP cyclohydrolase I FolE → MSEAAAFDPVADDESLGGPAWCELKQARVQHAAEALLTALDIDVTDPALRETPRRVAEMYRELLTPAPFTATTFANEAGYDELVLARSVPFTSLCAHHLLPFRGVAHVGYLPGDRLLGLSKLARLVQFYARGPQVQERLTKQVADWLREHLGPRGVGVVLEAEHQCMTIRGVQAAGATTFTSTMYGLLRDNPPTRAEFLALVG, encoded by the coding sequence ATGAGCGAGGCAGCAGCGTTCGACCCGGTCGCCGACGACGAGTCGCTCGGCGGACCCGCGTGGTGCGAGCTCAAGCAGGCGAGGGTGCAGCACGCGGCGGAGGCGCTGCTGACGGCGCTCGACATCGACGTCACCGACCCCGCGCTGCGCGAGACGCCGCGCCGCGTCGCGGAGATGTACCGCGAGCTGCTGACGCCCGCGCCGTTCACGGCGACGACGTTCGCCAACGAGGCCGGCTACGACGAGCTGGTGCTCGCCCGGTCGGTGCCCTTCACGTCGCTCTGCGCGCACCACCTGCTGCCGTTCCGCGGCGTCGCGCACGTCGGCTACCTCCCCGGCGACCGGCTGCTCGGGCTGTCGAAGCTGGCGCGGCTCGTGCAGTTCTACGCGCGCGGCCCGCAGGTGCAGGAGCGCCTCACGAAGCAGGTCGCCGACTGGCTGCGGGAGCACCTCGGCCCGCGCGGCGTCGGCGTCGTGCTCGAGGCCGAGCACCAGTGCATGACGATCCGCGGCGTGCAGGCGGCGGGCGCGACGACGTTCACCTCGACGATGTACGGCCTGCTGCGCGACAACCCGCCGACCCGCGCGGAGTTCCTCGCGTTGGTGGGCTAG
- a CDS encoding low molecular weight protein-tyrosine-phosphatase yields the protein MVRVCFVCMGNICRSPMAEVVFRALVAEAGLSDAVSTASAGTGGWHAGDGADRRAVSALRARGYDGSAHRARQFTRGDFAAYDLVVALDRDNERHLRSLAGSPEDAAKIRLLLADDDVPDPYYGGADGFEHVLDLVENACRELLAEVAP from the coding sequence GTGGTCCGCGTCTGCTTCGTGTGCATGGGCAACATCTGCCGTTCGCCGATGGCCGAGGTGGTGTTCCGCGCGCTCGTCGCCGAGGCCGGACTCTCCGACGCCGTGTCGACCGCCAGCGCGGGGACCGGCGGCTGGCACGCCGGCGACGGCGCCGACCGACGCGCGGTGTCTGCCCTCCGTGCGCGCGGCTACGACGGCAGCGCGCACAGGGCGCGACAGTTCACGCGCGGGGACTTCGCGGCGTACGACCTCGTCGTCGCCCTCGACCGCGACAACGAGCGCCACCTCCGCTCGCTCGCCGGCTCCCCCGAGGACGCCGCGAAGATCCGGCTGCTGCTCGCGGACGACGACGTGCCCGACCCGTACTACGGCGGCGCCGACGGCTTCGAGCACGTCCTCGACCTCGTCGAGAACGCCTGCCGCGAGCTGCTCGCGGAGGTCGCGCCGTGA